A genome region from Mycobacterium florentinum includes the following:
- a CDS encoding ABC transporter ATP-binding protein, whose protein sequence is MLLALLRQYIRPYRRLVAVLMVLQLISTLATLYLPTVNAAIIDEGVARGDTSTIVRLGMVMLAVTGLQVLCSVGATYLGSRSGMGFGRDLRLAMFEHVTTFSEPETARFGTPTLLIRSTNDVRQIQYLVQLMGTVLITAPIMCVGGIFMAIHQEAALTWLLLVSVPVLAVANYWIMSHMLPLFRRMQALIDGINRVMRDQLSGVRVVRAFTRETFERERFSRANTALSNASLTAGNWQALMLPVTTLTINVSSVALIWFGGLRIDRGQMQVGSLTAFLAYFTQILMAVLMATMTLVVLPRASVCAERITQVLSTRPAIASPQHPRLPSAGITGVVRLEGATFTYPGADRPVLQDISLTARPGTTTAIVGSTGSGKSTLVSLICRLYDVTDGAVLLDDIDVRDYDTERLWSAIGLVPQRGYLFSGTVAENLRIGAAPGQVVTDEQMWEALRVAAADEFVRAHADGLQMRVAQAGMNFSGGQRQRLAIARAVIRRPAIYLFDDAFSALDVHTDAHVRAALQEISGGATIIVVTQRISTASQADQIIVVDNGKLVGTGTHESLLADCTTYAEFADSQSVGALRSGRAGGTQ, encoded by the coding sequence ATGCTTCTGGCACTGCTGCGCCAGTACATCCGGCCGTACCGCCGGCTGGTGGCGGTGCTGATGGTGCTTCAACTGATCAGCACGCTGGCGACGCTGTACCTGCCGACGGTCAACGCCGCGATCATCGATGAAGGCGTCGCCAGGGGCGACACCTCGACGATCGTCCGGCTCGGCATGGTGATGCTGGCGGTCACCGGGCTGCAGGTGCTGTGCTCGGTCGGGGCCACCTACCTCGGGTCACGAAGCGGCATGGGGTTCGGCCGCGACCTGCGCCTGGCGATGTTCGAACACGTCACAACCTTCTCCGAGCCCGAGACCGCCCGATTCGGCACGCCGACCCTGCTGATCCGCAGCACCAACGACGTCCGGCAGATTCAGTACCTGGTGCAATTGATGGGCACGGTGCTGATCACCGCACCGATCATGTGCGTCGGCGGAATCTTCATGGCCATCCATCAAGAGGCCGCGCTGACGTGGCTGTTGCTGGTCAGCGTTCCGGTGCTGGCCGTCGCCAACTACTGGATCATGTCGCACATGCTCCCGCTGTTTCGCCGGATGCAAGCGCTGATCGACGGCATCAACCGGGTGATGCGCGACCAGCTGTCCGGGGTGCGGGTGGTCCGGGCGTTCACCCGCGAAACCTTCGAGCGCGAACGGTTTTCCCGCGCCAACACCGCCCTGTCGAATGCGTCCCTGACGGCGGGTAATTGGCAAGCGCTGATGCTGCCGGTGACCACGCTGACCATCAACGTCTCCAGCGTCGCGCTGATCTGGTTCGGCGGTCTGCGCATCGATCGCGGCCAGATGCAGGTCGGCTCGCTGACCGCTTTTCTGGCTTATTTCACGCAGATCCTGATGGCCGTGTTGATGGCGACGATGACGCTGGTGGTGCTGCCCCGGGCGTCCGTCTGCGCCGAGCGCATCACTCAGGTGCTGTCCACACGTCCGGCCATCGCCAGCCCGCAACACCCCAGGCTCCCGAGCGCGGGGATCACCGGCGTCGTCCGCCTGGAGGGTGCGACGTTCACCTACCCGGGTGCCGACCGCCCTGTGCTGCAAGATATCTCGTTGACCGCGCGGCCCGGCACCACCACCGCGATCGTCGGCAGCACCGGCTCGGGCAAGTCGACGCTCGTGTCGCTGATCTGCCGGCTCTACGACGTGACCGACGGCGCGGTCCTGCTCGACGACATCGACGTCCGCGACTACGACACCGAGCGACTCTGGTCGGCGATCGGCCTGGTCCCGCAACGCGGATACCTGTTCTCCGGCACCGTCGCGGAGAACCTGCGGATCGGCGCGGCCCCCGGTCAGGTGGTGACCGACGAGCAGATGTGGGAAGCGTTACGGGTCGCCGCCGCCGACGAATTCGTCCGCGCGCACGCCGACGGGCTGCAGATGCGGGTCGCGCAGGCCGGCATGAATTTCTCGGGCGGCCAACGGCAACGGCTGGCGATCGCCCGGGCAGTCATTCGCCGCCCGGCGATCTACCTGTTCGACGACGCGTTCTCCGCGCTCGACGTGCACACCGACGCACACGTCCGGGCCGCCCTGCAGGAGATCTCCGGCGGGGCCACGATCATCGTTGTCACACAGCGTATTTCGACGGCATCGCAGGCCGACCAGATCATCGTCGTCGACAACGGAAAATTGGTGGGCACGGGCACCCACGAGTCGCTGCTGGCCGATTGCACCACCTACGCGGAATTCGCCGACTCACAATCGGTCGGCGCCCTGCGATCGGGTCGAGCCGGGGGCACCCAGTGA
- a CDS encoding DUF3558 domain-containing protein: MALAPTVAGCSGSGDNKPGGTSSTTPGNAEGHHGPMFPQCGGISDQQVAELTKMSGLINTARNSVGCQWLAGGGILGPHFSFSWYRGSPIGRERKTEELSRASVEDININGHSGFIAIGNEPNLGDSLCEVGIQFQDDFIEWSISFSQKPFPPPCDIAKELARQSIANSK; the protein is encoded by the coding sequence ATGGCCTTGGCCCCGACGGTTGCGGGCTGCTCGGGCTCCGGCGACAACAAGCCGGGTGGGACGTCCTCGACGACGCCCGGCAACGCCGAGGGCCACCACGGACCGATGTTTCCGCAGTGCGGCGGTATCAGCGACCAGCAGGTGGCCGAGCTGACCAAGATGAGTGGGCTGATCAACACGGCCCGCAATTCCGTCGGTTGCCAGTGGCTGGCCGGCGGCGGCATCCTCGGGCCGCACTTCTCTTTCTCCTGGTACCGCGGCAGCCCGATCGGACGCGAACGCAAGACCGAGGAACTCTCGCGCGCCAGCGTCGAAGACATCAATATCAACGGTCACAGCGGCTTCATCGCGATCGGCAACGAGCCGAACCTGGGCGACTCGCTGTGCGAGGTCGGCATTCAGTTCCAGGACGACTTCATCGAATGGTCGATCAGCTTCAGTCAAAAGCCCTTCCCGCCGCCGTGTGACATCGCCAAAGAACTGGCTCGTCAATCGATTGCGAATTCGAAATGA
- a CDS encoding DUF3558 domain-containing protein: protein MTRRVRTALVILISAVVLVTGCSRSIGGNAVKAGAGGVPRNNNSQQQYPNLLKECEVLTSDILAKTVGADPLDIQSTFVGAICRWQAANPAGLIDITRFWFEQGSLSEERKVADFLHYKVETRTIAGVSSIVMRPDDPNGACGVASDAAGVVGWWVNPQAPGIDACGQALKLMELTLSTNS, encoded by the coding sequence ATGACCAGACGTGTCCGGACCGCGCTGGTCATCTTGATCAGCGCGGTGGTGCTCGTGACCGGCTGTTCGAGGTCGATCGGCGGCAACGCGGTCAAGGCGGGCGCCGGCGGCGTCCCGCGCAACAACAACTCCCAGCAGCAGTACCCGAATCTGCTCAAGGAATGCGAGGTTCTGACCAGTGACATCCTGGCCAAGACGGTGGGCGCCGACCCGCTCGACATTCAGAGCACGTTCGTCGGCGCGATCTGCCGGTGGCAGGCGGCCAACCCGGCCGGCCTGATCGACATCACCCGGTTCTGGTTCGAGCAGGGCAGCCTGAGCGAAGAGCGCAAGGTCGCCGACTTCCTGCATTACAAGGTCGAGACCCGAACGATCGCGGGTGTGAGTTCGATCGTGATGCGCCCGGACGACCCGAACGGCGCCTGTGGGGTGGCCAGCGACGCGGCCGGTGTCGTCGGTTGGTGGGTCAACCCGCAAGCACCGGGAATCGATGCGTGCGGGCAGGCCCTCAAGCTGATGGAGCTGACGCTCTCGACGAACTCCTAG
- a CDS encoding SixA phosphatase family protein: MRHAKSGYPPGVVDHDRPLAPRGIREAGIGGDWLRANQPSIDAVLCSTATRARQTLANTGIDAPVRFRERLYDTTPGTMIDEINDVADDVDTLLVVGHEPTMSSLALGLAGDDGTDGDAVRRISEKFATSAIAVLRVTGDWKDLQLGTAALTDFHVPR, translated from the coding sequence ATGCGGCATGCGAAATCTGGATATCCGCCCGGCGTCGTCGACCACGACCGGCCGCTGGCTCCCCGCGGCATCCGGGAAGCGGGGATCGGCGGTGACTGGCTGCGCGCCAATCAACCCAGCATCGACGCCGTGCTGTGCTCCACGGCCACCCGCGCGCGTCAGACCCTGGCCAACACCGGCATCGACGCCCCCGTCCGATTCCGCGAGCGTCTCTACGACACCACCCCGGGCACGATGATCGACGAGATCAACGACGTTGCCGACGACGTCGACACCCTGCTCGTCGTCGGGCACGAGCCGACTATGTCATCGCTGGCGCTCGGCCTGGCCGGTGACGACGGCACCGACGGCGATGCGGTACGACGCATCTCGGAGAAGTTCGCGACATCGGCCATCGCGGTGCTCAGGGTCACCGGCGACTGGAAAGACCTGCAACTGGGGACAGCCGCCCTGACCGACTTCCACGTTCCGCGCTGA
- a CDS encoding metallophosphoesterase family protein: MRFLHTADWQLGMTRHFLAGDAQPRYSAARRDAVAGLGALAAEVGAEFVVVAGDVFEHNQLDPKVIGQSLEAMRAIGIPVYLLPGNHDPLDASSVFTSTLFTRECPDNVIVLDRPGPHQVKPGVEIVAAPWRSKAPTTDLVAEVLEGLEDAGAVTRVLVAHGGVDVLDPDRDKPSLIRLAGLEEALTRGAIHYAALGDKHSLTQVGDSGRVWYSGSPEVTNFDDVESNPGHVLVVDIDETNAVSVTPRHVGHWRFVTLHRQVDTNRDIADLDMNLDQMPDKERTVVRLALTGSLTVTDRAALDACLDRYGRLFAHLRTWERHTDLAVIPADGEFTDLGVGGFAAAAVEELVATARGDDTDSATDAQAALALLLRLTDRRSA, from the coding sequence ATGCGATTCCTGCACACCGCCGACTGGCAGCTGGGCATGACCCGCCACTTCCTGGCCGGTGACGCCCAGCCGCGGTACTCGGCCGCCCGGCGTGACGCGGTCGCCGGCCTGGGCGCCCTCGCGGCCGAGGTGGGCGCCGAGTTCGTCGTGGTCGCGGGCGACGTCTTCGAGCACAACCAGCTCGACCCGAAGGTGATCGGGCAGTCGCTGGAAGCGATGCGCGCCATCGGTATTCCGGTCTACCTGCTGCCCGGCAACCACGACCCGCTCGACGCGTCGTCGGTGTTCACCAGCACGTTGTTCACCCGGGAATGCCCGGACAATGTCATCGTCCTCGATCGGCCCGGCCCGCATCAGGTGAAGCCGGGCGTCGAGATCGTCGCCGCGCCATGGCGGTCCAAGGCCCCGACCACCGACCTGGTCGCCGAAGTTCTCGAAGGCCTCGAAGACGCAGGCGCCGTCACTCGCGTGCTCGTCGCTCACGGCGGCGTCGACGTACTCGACCCCGATCGCGACAAGCCCTCGCTGATTCGGCTGGCCGGACTCGAAGAGGCGTTGACCCGTGGCGCGATCCACTATGCGGCGCTGGGGGATAAGCACTCGCTCACCCAGGTCGGCGACAGCGGCCGGGTGTGGTACTCCGGATCGCCGGAAGTCACCAATTTCGACGACGTCGAATCCAACCCGGGTCATGTGCTGGTCGTCGACATCGACGAAACCAACGCGGTATCGGTGACGCCCCGGCACGTGGGCCACTGGCGGTTTGTCACCCTGCATCGTCAGGTCGACACCAACCGTGACATCGCCGACCTCGACATGAACCTGGACCAGATGCCCGACAAGGAACGCACCGTGGTGCGCCTGGCGCTGACGGGCTCGTTGACGGTCACCGACCGGGCCGCGCTGGATGCGTGCCTGGACCGATACGGACGGCTGTTCGCCCACCTGCGCACCTGGGAACGCCACACCGACCTCGCGGTGATACCGGCCGACGGCGAGTTCACCGATCTCGGCGTCGGCGGATTCGCCGCCGCGGCCGTCGAAGAGCTGGTAGCCACGGCACGCGGGGACGACACCGACTCCGCGACCGACGCCCAGGCCGCACTGGCACTCTTGCTGCGCCTCACCGACCGGAGGTCGGCGTGA
- a CDS encoding AAA family ATPase, producing the protein MKLHRLVLTNYRGIRHREIDLPDHGVVVVSGANEIGKSSMIEALDLLLESRDRSTKKEVKQVKPTNSDVGSEVTAEISSGTYRFIYRKRFHKKCETELTVLAPRREQLTGDEAHERVRSMLAETVDNELWHAQRVLQSTSTAAVDLSGCDALSRALDVAAGDEAALSGNEPLLIERIDAEYARYFTPTGRPTGEWAAAIARLSDADAAVAQCAAAVAEVDDRVRRHAVLTEQVAELSQLRLAAGPRLAVAQAAADKAAELTRQAREAKLVAAAAAATSAAATAAHNGRLRLVHEIETRTAAVAAAETEAQQAAAAQTAAQAEAETAGVAMQEAVQLLTDVARRVESARRTVDQLAEREEIDRLSTRLAKIDAARRERDRLTTELSTVVLTEELLRRIESAAAAVDRAGDQLTLISAAVEFTAVADIDLAVGEQRVSLSAGQTWSTTATGPTEVEVPGVLTARITPGATALDAQAKYDAAQQELTAALAEGQVADLAAARLADHNRRELQSSRDQLSATLSGLCGDEDVDQLRARLTQLRAGQPAEPDLFAADIASARAELDAAQAARLAAEAECEARRRASATADSRLAETSTRATLLLNEVTTQRAELGRSTDQLAQERASVPDEDLASSADAEQRAAAAAERRAAELGEELAAAAPDAVTAELAAAKQAAESLGVRYEDAARSLRELTIELSVFGSEGRQGKLDAAEIEREHAASQYTRIGGRARAAELLRSVMARHRDTTRLGYVEPYRTELQRLGRPVFGPSFEVDVDTDLCIRSRTLDGVTVPYDSLSGGAKEQLGILARLAGAALVAKEDAVPVVVDDALGFTDPERLAKMGEVFDTVGAQGQVIVLTCSPDRYDSVKGAHRIDLNV; encoded by the coding sequence GTGAAGCTGCACCGCCTGGTCCTGACGAACTACCGGGGAATCCGGCACCGCGAGATCGACCTTCCCGATCACGGCGTCGTCGTGGTGAGCGGCGCCAACGAAATCGGCAAGTCGTCGATGATCGAGGCGCTGGACCTGCTGCTGGAATCCAGGGACCGTTCGACGAAAAAGGAAGTCAAGCAGGTCAAGCCCACCAACAGCGACGTCGGCTCCGAGGTCACTGCCGAAATCAGCAGCGGCACTTACCGTTTCATCTATCGCAAGCGCTTCCACAAGAAGTGCGAGACGGAATTGACCGTGCTGGCGCCGCGGCGCGAGCAACTGACCGGCGACGAAGCCCACGAACGCGTCCGCAGTATGCTCGCCGAGACGGTGGACAACGAGCTCTGGCACGCTCAGCGCGTACTGCAATCCACATCGACTGCCGCGGTAGACCTTTCGGGCTGCGACGCGCTTTCCCGCGCACTCGATGTCGCTGCTGGCGACGAAGCGGCGCTGTCCGGCAACGAGCCATTGCTCATCGAGCGGATCGACGCCGAATACGCGCGTTACTTCACCCCGACCGGACGTCCCACCGGGGAGTGGGCCGCCGCCATCGCACGACTGTCCGACGCAGACGCCGCGGTAGCGCAGTGCGCGGCGGCGGTCGCCGAGGTCGACGACCGGGTGCGCCGCCATGCCGTGCTGACCGAGCAAGTGGCCGAGCTCTCCCAACTGCGGCTTGCGGCCGGTCCACGGTTGGCCGTCGCGCAGGCCGCCGCCGACAAGGCCGCGGAGCTCACTCGCCAAGCGCGAGAAGCCAAGCTGGTCGCGGCCGCCGCCGCCGCAACCAGCGCCGCCGCGACCGCCGCGCACAACGGCCGGTTGCGCCTCGTGCACGAGATCGAAACGCGCACCGCGGCCGTTGCGGCCGCCGAGACCGAAGCCCAACAAGCCGCCGCCGCGCAGACGGCGGCGCAGGCCGAGGCCGAGACGGCCGGTGTCGCAATGCAGGAGGCCGTGCAGCTTCTCACCGACGTGGCGCGCCGCGTCGAATCCGCCCGCCGCACCGTCGACCAGCTCGCCGAGCGCGAGGAGATCGACCGGTTGAGCACCCGGCTGGCCAAGATCGACGCCGCTCGACGCGAGCGTGACCGGCTCACCACGGAGCTTTCCACGGTCGTCCTCACCGAGGAGCTGCTGCGCCGAATCGAAAGCGCCGCAGCGGCGGTCGATCGTGCCGGCGACCAGCTGACGTTGATCTCGGCGGCTGTCGAGTTCACCGCTGTGGCCGATATCGACCTCGCGGTCGGCGAACAACGGGTGTCGTTGTCGGCAGGGCAAACCTGGTCGACGACGGCGACCGGTCCCACCGAGGTCGAGGTTCCCGGCGTCCTCACCGCGCGGATCACTCCCGGCGCGACGGCGCTCGACGCGCAGGCGAAATATGATGCGGCACAACAAGAACTGACCGCAGCGCTCGCCGAAGGCCAGGTCGCCGACCTCGCCGCGGCACGACTGGCCGACCACAATCGCCGCGAATTGCAGAGCAGCCGCGATCAATTGAGCGCGACGCTGTCCGGCCTGTGCGGCGACGAAGACGTCGACCAGCTGCGCGCGCGACTGACGCAGCTGCGCGCCGGGCAACCGGCCGAGCCCGACCTGTTCGCCGCCGATATCGCTTCGGCTCGTGCCGAACTCGACGCCGCGCAGGCCGCTCGCCTGGCTGCGGAAGCCGAATGCGAGGCGCGTCGCCGCGCCTCGGCTACCGCCGACTCTCGGCTCGCCGAGACATCAACCCGGGCAACGCTTTTGCTCAACGAAGTGACAACCCAACGAGCCGAACTCGGTAGGTCTACCGATCAGCTGGCGCAGGAGCGTGCCTCGGTGCCTGACGAAGATCTGGCGTCGTCGGCGGATGCCGAGCAGCGAGCCGCGGCAGCCGCCGAACGCCGCGCGGCCGAGCTGGGCGAAGAACTGGCCGCCGCGGCGCCCGACGCGGTCACCGCCGAATTGGCCGCGGCCAAGCAGGCCGCCGAGTCGCTGGGCGTTCGCTACGAGGATGCCGCCCGCTCGCTGCGCGAGCTCACCATCGAACTCTCGGTCTTCGGCAGTGAAGGCCGCCAGGGCAAGCTCGACGCCGCGGAGATCGAGCGTGAGCACGCGGCCAGTCAGTACACCCGGATCGGTGGCCGGGCCCGCGCGGCCGAACTGTTGCGTTCGGTGATGGCCCGCCATCGCGACACCACCCGGCTGGGCTATGTCGAGCCCTACCGCACCGAATTACAGCGGCTCGGCCGGCCGGTGTTCGGGCCCAGCTTCGAGGTCGACGTCGACACCGACCTGTGTATCCGCAGCCGAACCCTGGACGGCGTCACGGTGCCGTATGACTCCCTCTCGGGTGGGGCCAAGGAGCAGCTCGGGATCCTGGCACGGTTGGCCGGTGCCGCCCTGGTCGCCAAGGAGGACGCCGTCCCGGTCGTGGTCGACGATGCGCTCGGGTTCACCGACCCTGAGCGGCTGGCCAAGATGGGCGAGGTGTTCGACACCGTCGGCGCACAGGGCCAAGTGATTGTGCTGACGTGTAGTCCCGATCGTTACGACAGCGTGAAAGGTGCGCACCGTATCGATCTCAATGTGTAG
- a CDS encoding GMC family oxidoreductase yields MDIQCDYLVVGTGSAGSVVASRLSADPATSVLALEAGPPDTNKLIRIPAGYGRLFRSEIDWDYLTEPQSELGGREIYWPSGKVLGGSSSINAGMWVRGFDADYDEWARRAGPQWCYAEILGYFRRIENVTKAWYFVSGDDSGVTGPVHISRQRSPRPSTAAWLAAARECGFPAAQPNSPRPEGFCESVVTQCRGVRCSSADAYLKPAMRRKNLTVHTGSTVTRIVIDGNRAVGAEFERDGQLCVARARREVVLCGGAINSPQLLMLSGIGDRDHLAEHGIDVVHHAPQVGQNLIDHLAARLGFRVDGDSLFAGQKPKERINFALRRRGMLTSSIAEAYGFVRSRPELELPDLELLFAPAPFYDDGLGEPDGHGVVFGPVLVAPESRGQITLRSADPRDKPVIEPRYLSDPGGVDRAAMAEGLRICVRMAEAPSLQGLLGAIAQPRDCTELDEATLELVLTTGTQSLYHPLGSCRMGSDEASVVDPQLRVRGVDGLRVADASVMPSTIRGHTHAPSVLIGEKAADLITG; encoded by the coding sequence ATGGATATTCAGTGCGACTACCTGGTGGTCGGTACCGGCTCGGCCGGCTCTGTCGTGGCGAGTCGACTGAGCGCCGATCCGGCGACTTCGGTGCTCGCGCTCGAGGCGGGCCCGCCCGACACCAATAAGTTGATCCGGATCCCGGCGGGCTACGGGCGGTTGTTCCGCAGCGAGATCGATTGGGACTACCTGACCGAACCGCAGAGCGAACTGGGTGGGCGCGAGATCTATTGGCCCAGCGGCAAGGTGCTGGGCGGATCGTCATCCATCAACGCGGGGATGTGGGTGCGCGGATTCGACGCCGACTACGACGAGTGGGCGCGACGGGCCGGCCCGCAATGGTGCTATGCCGAGATACTCGGCTATTTCCGCCGGATCGAAAACGTTACCAAGGCATGGTATTTCGTCAGCGGCGACGACAGCGGGGTAACCGGCCCGGTACACATTTCCCGGCAGCGCAGCCCACGGCCCTCGACGGCGGCCTGGTTGGCCGCGGCGCGCGAGTGCGGGTTTCCCGCAGCGCAACCGAATTCCCCACGACCGGAAGGCTTCTGCGAGAGCGTCGTCACCCAGTGCCGGGGTGTGCGCTGCAGCAGCGCGGACGCCTATCTGAAACCGGCCATGCGTCGCAAGAACCTCACCGTGCACACCGGGTCCACCGTCACCCGGATCGTGATCGACGGAAACCGTGCGGTCGGTGCGGAATTCGAGCGCGACGGTCAACTCTGCGTCGCGCGCGCCCGCCGCGAGGTGGTGCTCTGCGGCGGCGCCATCAACAGCCCCCAGCTGTTGATGTTGTCCGGCATCGGCGATCGTGATCATCTCGCCGAGCACGGCATCGACGTCGTCCACCACGCACCGCAGGTGGGGCAGAACCTGATCGACCACCTCGCCGCGCGGCTGGGTTTCCGGGTCGACGGTGACAGCCTGTTCGCCGGCCAAAAGCCGAAAGAGCGAATCAATTTCGCGTTGCGGCGCCGCGGCATGCTGACATCCAGCATCGCCGAGGCCTATGGGTTTGTCCGCAGCCGGCCCGAGCTGGAGCTACCCGATCTCGAACTTCTCTTCGCGCCCGCGCCGTTCTACGACGACGGACTCGGCGAGCCCGACGGCCACGGGGTGGTGTTCGGGCCCGTCCTGGTGGCACCGGAAAGCCGCGGCCAGATCACGCTGCGATCCGCCGACCCGCGGGACAAACCGGTGATCGAACCGCGCTACCTGTCGGATCCGGGCGGCGTCGACCGGGCCGCGATGGCCGAAGGACTGCGTATCTGCGTGCGGATGGCCGAGGCGCCCTCGCTGCAGGGCCTGCTCGGCGCGATCGCGCAACCCCGCGATTGCACCGAGCTGGACGAGGCGACGCTGGAATTGGTGCTCACCACCGGTACGCAGAGCCTGTATCACCCGCTGGGGAGCTGCCGGATGGGCAGCGACGAGGCCAGCGTGGTGGATCCGCAGCTGCGGGTGCGCGGGGTCGACGGGCTTCGCGTCGCCGACGCCTCGGTGATGCCCAGCACGATTCGGGGCCACACCCACGCGCCGTCGGTGTTGATCGGGGAGAAGGCCGCCGACCTGATCACCGGCTGA
- a CDS encoding alpha/beta hydrolase — translation MTMNAKRRRVHERLAAMPGVRPVRRPISPGSADEFDLYYVRTGRKSAHPLVIIPGGPGVASMQVYKGLRRRAALAGLDVIMIEHRGIGMSRHGDSGADLPPEAITVDQVVDDIAAVLDDAHVDSAVIYGTSYGSYISAGFGVRHPGRVHAMILDSPLLSRNDIAVVRDAVRGLLFDGDNPETAALAPKVRRLIDSGVMAGTAGEIATTIYAYGGAPLLDRELDLLLSGRMTVWRMLSRFSAVVSLNVAYRHEIDLVSRIAFRELNYGAEPDGLPLDPAVALREIISDTESFEAEPYDLVAEMPKFTWPTVVVSGGRDLVTPRAVAERVASLVPNALLLALPTMAHSALDFRESAALMIAAAVCRGEIDQLAGRGVALDALPARPAIRLLWKAVEMAAIAEGALPVVTPLWRRLRYA, via the coding sequence ATGACCATGAACGCGAAACGGCGCCGGGTGCACGAAAGGCTTGCGGCAATGCCCGGTGTCCGGCCGGTGCGCAGGCCGATATCGCCGGGCAGCGCCGATGAATTCGACCTGTATTACGTGCGCACCGGCCGCAAGTCCGCTCACCCGCTGGTCATCATCCCGGGCGGACCGGGCGTCGCGTCGATGCAGGTCTACAAGGGACTGCGACGCCGCGCCGCCCTCGCCGGTCTCGACGTCATCATGATCGAGCACCGCGGGATCGGCATGTCGCGTCACGGCGACTCCGGCGCAGACCTGCCGCCCGAGGCGATCACGGTCGATCAGGTGGTCGACGACATCGCCGCCGTGCTCGACGACGCCCACGTGGACTCCGCCGTCATCTACGGCACGTCGTACGGCAGCTATATTTCCGCGGGCTTCGGCGTGCGCCACCCCGGCCGGGTGCACGCGATGATCCTCGATTCGCCGCTGCTGTCCCGAAACGACATCGCGGTCGTGCGCGACGCCGTGCGCGGCTTGCTGTTCGACGGCGACAATCCCGAAACCGCCGCATTGGCCCCCAAGGTGCGCCGGCTCATCGACTCCGGGGTGATGGCCGGGACAGCGGGAGAGATCGCCACCACCATCTACGCCTACGGCGGGGCTCCGCTGCTGGATCGCGAACTCGACCTGTTGCTCAGTGGCCGAATGACGGTGTGGCGGATGCTGTCCCGCTTCTCCGCCGTCGTCAGTCTCAATGTCGCCTACCGCCACGAAATCGATCTGGTGAGCCGCATCGCGTTCCGCGAACTCAACTACGGGGCCGAGCCCGATGGCCTGCCGCTGGATCCGGCCGTGGCGCTGCGGGAGATCATCAGCGACACGGAATCTTTCGAGGCAGAGCCGTACGATCTGGTGGCCGAGATGCCAAAGTTCACCTGGCCGACGGTGGTGGTATCCGGCGGGCGTGATCTGGTGACGCCGCGGGCGGTGGCAGAGCGGGTGGCGTCGCTGGTGCCGAACGCGTTGCTGTTGGCATTGCCGACGATGGCGCACAGCGCGTTGGACTTTCGTGAGTCCGCCGCACTGATGATCGCCGCGGCGGTGTGCCGCGGCGAGATCGACCAGCTTGCCGGTCGGGGAGTGGCGCTGGACGCGCTGCCAGCCCGTCCCGCCATTCGGCTGCTGTGGAAGGCGGTCGAGATGGCGGCGATCGCAGAGGGTGCGCTCCCGGTGGTGACGCCGTTGTGGCGGCGGCTTAGGTACGCATGA